The genome window TGGATCATTCCCAGGAATCTCTGACATTGAAGGAAGTGGGAGAAGAAATGGGCGTGACCAAGGAACGGGTCCGCCAGATAGAGGCCCGCGCCCTGAGTAAGCTTCGCCAAGCGGCGGAGGCGGAACATATCGACGTGCCGAATTAAAGGTGCCCATACGGCTGCGGATGCCGCGCACATAACGCGTGGCAGATAGGCTACTCAGCTGCATGATTGCCGCAACGCTCCCCGGATACAAATCCGCTTCATGCCACGGGGGGATATTTGACCGCGTTTTTTAGCATCTTTTTACGCAAGGTCTCGCTCAGGTCCAATTCCAGCGCGTTGGCCAGGGCCAATACATAGGCCAGCACATCGGCCACTTCCTCGCCAATATCCGCCAGTTTCGCGGGCTGCTCCTTAACAGCGCGGGATTCGGCCACTTCCACCCATTGAAAGTGCTCCATCAATTCCGCCGCCTCAATCGCGATCGACATAACC of Pirellulales bacterium contains these proteins:
- a CDS encoding nucleotide pyrophosphohydrolase, whose product is MSDNTTTIADLRALMRAFVAERQWEKFHSPKNLVMSIAIEAAELMEHFQWVEVAESRAVKEQPAKLADIGEEVADVLAYVLALANALELDLSETLRKKMLKNAVKYPPVA